The sequence below is a genomic window from Ostrinia nubilalis chromosome Z, ilOstNubi1.1, whole genome shotgun sequence.
atgattatattattatatcgtTTTGCTAAAGTGTGTGAATTTAATTCAAACTTCTATAAATTTATAACTTCTTTTAAAGAGCTTAACAAAAACTAACGGgcaaattcatatcaatgaatatTGTAGACATAAATTTGTTAAATGGTAAGTTTAAACTACGTAGAAAAGGTGTTCTGTGCACTAGATTTAATATTGAAGTGTATTACCGGTGTATACTTTTAAATGGAACagaataacatttttttaaaaaactaGAGCAATTGTGTATGGTTATCCTAATCGTATAAATgtatatgtataaatatttacaGTTATCTTACTTTTATACCCCTGACATTATACTCTCGAGTCCTCTTCATATTTCGTCCCTGAATCAGATCTTTACATTcttttcaaaaattcaaaaaccTCATTAGTAAGACGGGAGGAACTGTAAGAAAATTCAGACTGTGATTTTGTCACCACTGAAGAAGAGGCACTAATCTTTAGGGACTACTAAGTCTAGAGAATAAACCGAACTTGATGACAGCAACAATACAATAttctttttatattaattgagATGTTATTGACCAGTTCCGTGGTTTTACAAGCTTAAAACCCATAAAACCACCCatcatactcgtacataatcATCAAACTCTTCGAGGAATGTAACAATTCAACAAGAAATAATCAATACACCTCCCTAAAGGACATTAcacattattatgattttaatatACAATGTAAAATGGCGATCTTTTGATTCCCCAGCTTATTGTGTCAAGTCAGGTAAGTACACTAGCTACAGTAAATTTTTTCTTCTAAACATGAAAATGTACACAGGTACATTAcgaataatgtaataataagtCTTTAGTATGAGTAATAAAacgtacataataaaatataaggtACGAGTCAGTTACAAGCATTATGATAATATGAAAAGCTACCCTAAAAGAAACATCGTGCACAAAGAAAGTTATTAAAGTACTGTAATGATTGATGATGGAATACAAAACACATGAAACAGTTACCCCTTTGGTCTTATTTAAGTCTTTATCGATGACAGAAGTATGAACTGACTCACATTTGAATATTATAAATTGCagattattattaaaaaggAGATCGTTTTCAGTGCCACTTACAATACTactatttataattatattattatgaaatagGTACTATTACTTAATAATGATTACCTTAGTCCTAAGGGATtacaattctttttttaaatttttatttaaaagcacATTACCAAATTTGGAGGGTTGATGATAAGCAccctaattaattaagtaagtgCCGTAGTCGTCGTTTTAAACAGAAGAGAACCGTTACTCAGACACGTTGTTTTCGTTTAGTTTTCCTCGCCAAGTAGCACCAAGTCGTCGGCAACAACATCCGATACATGAAGGTATATGATCCAATACATAAGGTTAAAGCAGACGAAGCAAACGGGGAACACGATGCGTGAGTATTTGTCGATGTCCGATGGAGTAGTGCCGAGCAGTTTGTTGAtaccctgaaaatattttttagcttGACTTTGGCAGATAATTACCCCGGGCGCTTATGAATCAATTTGTTAAATTCGCTGAAAGCCATGAACGTCGCTTTGCCAAAACCGAACAATCGCAAGGCCTTCAAGCTGACGGTTTACAGTTCGCATAATTAGCAattaaaatcacaaaggtaaaTTAAATGTTCGTATTTACCTTTGAAGCCTGAAGCAAGTGTGGGGGCGGTACAGCTTCTTCCTCCGGTTGTGGCGGTGGCGGGGGGGCAGCAGCTCGAGCGCCGTTGATAGTATTCTCAAGAGTTCCACCTTTCGAGTATGCTTTCGGGTCGTGCACTTTGAAACGGACTTCCTGTGTGTGTGGAAAACATAGCGGATGATGTGAACTCTAAAAAataaccatcatcatcatacatgtatttatgttttacaataaacttcataaaaaattgcTGAAAATCAAAGGTACTGACACGATTGGATCTTACCGAAGATCGGCTTGGCGGCAGAGGTCGGGTAAGAGTGCTGGTCCTTGGTGGGGGCAGCGGTTCCGGAGCAGGTGGTGGACCATCAATTTGCATTTTTTTCTCAGCAGCCATCTTTTGAACAGCAGTGAATCGTTGTTTCCTCATTTGTATCCGTTTAGCCATATAACCCACAGTTGCGTATTCTGAAAAAACAAAGatcaaaatgaaattaaattgcTACAAATTAACAGTTTATTCGCAAGCTTTTGGTAAATAATTGGacatgataatattattatttcgtcGCAAATTAACATCATCAAAGTCACAGTAATTAAATGTCATGATTTATGATGGCAATCGGCATATTAAAGTATTAATTAGTAACGCTTTGAACTAAATTAATGCAGTTTTCCTCGCGCAAATGTAATATTTGGCGCCAATATTACATAATACAGTCATCGACAATGTGttactatattattataataaacaatctgacaatatttacataaaaacctGAAACAAACACACTAAACATAATCGATCGTTTGATACTGTTTTGTTACCTAGTAGACTAGCGAAGACCATTACGAAGCAGGTGCCCAAGTAGACATCAATGGACTTCACGTAAGAAATCTTAGGCAAAGCAGCGTTGGTCGAAGACATTAGCGTGGTCATAGTCAACACGGTAGTGACACCCAGCGAGACTCGAGCGGGTGTTGCATTCCGGTTGAGCCAGAACGATACCCAGGATATGATGACGATGAGTCCAGATGGAATATAAATCTGAATCAAGTAGTAGCCCATGGAGCGAACGAATTGAATTTCACACGCCAGCCGAGAGTAATTTCCTGTAAccataaaattgacataaaatacTGACGAGTAATTATCGCCACTTTACTTAAATGCATTTTGATGTAAAAGCCGGATGGCATCCCATTTGGTCAGATGGGTTAAGTTTCGCAATTATGGGGTATAAGCGACCGCATGCAAGTTGCGAATATGGGCTTTTAAAATCTACTTAAATTGTCAATAACGTACTAAATTGTGTGAACTTGAAGGTATTAACGGAAGTATATCTTTAAGGGGAGTGCTATGATTGCGTCAGTGCCTTGTGTACCTGTGGTGAGGGAGATCTCCATTGCTCGCTGTCGGTGGCCCAGCACCTTGAACTGCGGCAGCGACACCTCGCTCGATACGCCGACAGAGTTGGGCCCCTCATTCCACTTGTATCGGATGTCCCGCATGGTGTAGCCGACTGTACCATGCAGAGATATGGAACGATAAAATAACAAGCACCCATCGCACTGGGTTTTTTAGTTTATTCGTAGAAGTAAACCAAATGATTACATTCTACTAACTACTAAAAGTGGTAAATGGAATGGATGGCAGCTTTTGGCAAATACATAGTATGACCAAAATCGTAAGCGTTGTCAAATTGATTTGTAGTATTTTATCTAAGTACAAACATGAAAGCTTTCTTTGGAAAGTAATactgtttttgttataaaaatctATATGCCTAAAAGTCTTTGAGAAACGGGCGCATTGAAAATCGTTGTCGACGAACCAAGTGAATATTATAAACGGTAAACTCACAGCTTTCGATCTCAATGTTGCACAGTTGACGGTCCATTGGGAAATATTGCAAGTCCATTGGGCATGATGCGGTGATAGTCAGTCTGCAACAACAAATCGTTTTTGGCAAAGGAGCGCGTCATCAAATATCAAATATTATGGTCTGTATTTGAATCAGAATTTTTTACCTTATACTTCGTGTAATGGATCCTGAATGATGAATACGAATGAATTCGTTGCTCGTAGTAGCGATGTGGAAATAGGACTGCTTTTCGTTAACAAAGAAGGTGTCTGGTACCCAAATATTCCTAATAAATTCGGAGCCGACAGAAAGGGTTTCCACGCCAATCCTCTTCTTATAGGCCAGCCTGGGATCAGTCCAGAACTGCCTGAAGTAGAAGTCCAGGGTGAAATCCTGAAAAGTCGTAGTTGTTGTAGAAACACATCAGGGATAAAGAGTACTTACACTGGTAAACAATGGATGCCATCCGGTGATAGGCTGCAGTTGCACGGCTTCTGACTTTGCATTCAATGCAAATCCATGACATAATGGATGCAACTTGAAATCGCATCTGAGCCGAGGGCAGGTAACATccgttatttattaaatattttacttgaTGAAACGATAAAAGCTGCTGTGACTGTACAATTCCGTATAAGATACGTAATATTTTTACATGAgtagaaaaatattataagatacgaataaatatttgaaagtaCCTACTTCTTCAAATATAATTGGTACTCACAGTAAGAACAGCTTTTATAAATAGATAAAGGAGCTTGTTAAAATCAATAGCCCATATAATATTGTCTTATAATGAATATGAGAAACATTTGTAGAGCACTTTAAAAAGTCAATAGCTAAATAATTGGACGCGTAGGTACACACGCATACTTAAGAAGAGAAATGGGCTAGAGATGTTGGAATAAacagttaatttcgtttaagAGTGCTACGAACACACCATTCTGGTATCGATTGAAAAGCTTCTAATTAAATTGTCACTCATATACTAAAATAACCGTTCATTCGCGAAGtggaattaatatttatttttattgtgggAGGGGTATAGTCTAATTTAAGGAAGTTTGTAGATTATTTCTAAAGCACAGGTAATGTATCCTTTTTAAGTAAACTTTATTAGAGTTGTATTTTCAAACAAGAAAAAGTTTCGAACGTCCTTCTCTGAGATATAAATGGTGCCATATACGTACTATGACTTTTAACAAAActgctttaaatatttttttacatcagttttttttattgtgataGGTATACCACATTAAAGTTAAACCTCATACTTAATAATTATGATCCCTGGTGCTAACCAGAGGGAGTTGCAAATCTGAATGGGATAAATCTTTAGTTAGTACATAATTTAGTTATATTTTGtcgaagttttattttaatttgataacccttatttaagtatttgtaGGATGTGtaagatttaaaattattttaacaacCTTTCGTTGCAAACATGATCTCAAAggtctaaaattaaattatagacAAACATTCGAAtcttttattgttttcaaagggTTCGATACGAATACGTGTGCTTATTTCTTATAATATCCTATTACTAATTCTATTTTTTATAGTAGTCCGGTAATGGTCACGTCCTGAAGTGACTTTACGAGTCCCTTGATTTGGTTTCCACTAGGGGTCATACACCCTGATCTGAGTTTGAATTATGTTCTTTGGAACCGTTCTCAAGGGTATTGGCGTACCATTTGACACACACCAAATAACGTTCCGAAATTGCCCAATAGTTACCACTTTTTCATAGAGTACAAACGAATGTTAGTCAATTGTCACACCATCAGAGGTCAACAACGACTTTAAATTCTGAATATACAAAACCGTCGACAGACTGGAAAGCACAAGTATGATTGGTTCctataaaaaaaagaagaaaaataaaacagataAACTAAAGCAAATATAAGAACGTTCCTCGTCCAACCGGAAGTCACTGAACAACGGaacaaacattaaaatacaTTCATAGCAAGACTACGTAAAGTAAGAAATGTTTAAGGCGAGTGGCGAGTCTGAAGAGCTGAACGCCATTTCGAGAGACAGTAAGAAACCCACAGTCACGACAAATACCTACTCAAGAACATAAAaagcataaaataaaaacaacaatggAGCAAATTTACGACAATATCTTGCTTGGAGGGATGATGCTTAATGGCAAAGTACATTTTAGTATGTCGTTAATAAGATAGAGACACACCCGGATGAGCACACCACTGAAACCAATTGATAAATAGTAAACTAgtgtttttatgtaatttagACAGTAGTGCGTCTTCCGAGAGGTCGGCTCCATAACGCCGGCATGCTCGCAGCCTCGTGTCTGGGGCTGCTCGGTCGCGGCGGCGCAGCGAGCCGGGGCGACCGAGACAAGCGTGAGGTGACAGTGGCGAGTACCATGAGCACTTCGGAGACGGAGCTGATAGAGAGCACATACATGGTGACGCCCACCTCCACTGGCGGACCTGCAATCAAGCCCAATCGTGAGTAGCGCGAGCCCCGCGCCGTGAAAACCAAACCAGAGGACGACGTGACGCCCGGAGTCCACGACCGAACCTAGTCCTTGTTTCGTCTAAACGAAACACGGCTTTGCTCGGCCAAGGATCGCTAATCTCGCCTATCTCGTACTAGTATGACGATCTACATAAAGTAGTTGCACATTCATAATACCATTTTCACTTCAGATAAGGAGCTGATGGAGAGCACGTACATGGTGACTCCCACATCCACGGGCGGTCCTGAAATGTTACATCGGTTACATTACCTGAAACTACCCTTGACTAAAAATAAATGTGCCTTtggtctatttatttattaattgacaAAGATCTATTCACGAACATGgttcataattaaaatattttattacttttctctTCTCCGAAATGtcgaattaaaaaaatctgaGAAATGAACGTTGTCCCTATTTTGTTAGATTGATATAAAAGAAAGTTATCTATGAGACGCGATCACTTCGGAAAGTTTATCTTCATGAATAATGACACAGAAAAATCTATTCTAGTCTTCGTGCGACGCTTCTGAGattagctttttatttttactccaGTTGCCCTCTGCAACGCGACTACGTGGCAACTGCGGGTCGTTAACTTTCTAAGACACGCCACTTGGGGGCAGATTCTAATTCCGAACTCCAAAAAGTACAACCGT
It includes:
- the LOC135087123 gene encoding gamma-aminobutyric acid receptor subunit beta-like isoform X1, with the translated sequence MHTQPPPRGVHNFALVFALAIAWLPHADHAAGAGGGGMFGDVNISAILDSLSVSYDKRVRPNYGGPPVDVGVTMYVLSISSLSEVKMDFTLDFYFRQFWTDPRLAYKKRIGVETLSVGSEFIRNIWVPDTFFVNEKQSYFHIATTSNEFIRIHHSGSITRSIRLTITASCPMDLQYFPMDRQLCNIEIESFGYTMRDIRYKWNEGPNSVGVSSEVSLPQFKVLGHRQRAMEISLTTGNYSRLACEIQFVRSMGYYLIQIYIPSGLIVIISWVSFWLNRNATPARVSLGVTTVLTMTTLMSSTNAALPKISYVKSIDVYLGTCFVMVFASLLEYATVGYMAKRIQMRKQRFTAVQKMAAEKKMQIDGPPPAPEPLPPPRTSTLTRPLPPSRSSEVRFKVHDPKAYSKGGTLENTINGARAAAPPPPPQPEEEAVPPPHLLQASKGINKLLGTTPSDIDKYSRIVFPVCFVCFNLMYWIIYLHVSDVVADDLVLLGEEN
- the LOC135087123 gene encoding gamma-aminobutyric acid receptor subunit beta-like isoform X3 gives rise to the protein MFGDVNISAILDSLSVSYDKRVRPNYGGPPVDVGVTMYVLSISSLSEVKMDFTLDFYFRQFWTDPRLAYKKRIGVETLSVGSEFIRNIWVPDTFFVNEKQSYFHIATTSNEFIRIHHSGSITRSIRLTITASCPMDLQYFPMDRQLCNIEIESFGYTMRDIRYKWNEGPNSVGVSSEVSLPQFKVLGHRQRAMEISLTTGNYSRLACEIQFVRSMGYYLIQIYIPSGLIVIISWVSFWLNRNATPARVSLGVTTVLTMTTLMSSTNAALPKISYVKSIDVYLGTCFVMVFASLLEYATVGYMAKRIQMRKQRFTAVQKMAAEKKMQIDGPPPAPEPLPPPRTSTLTRPLPPSRSSSSHHPLCFPHTQEVRFKVHDPKAYSKGGTLENTINGARAAAPPPPPQPEEEAVPPPHLLQASKGINKLLGTTPSDIDKYSRIVFPVCFVCFNLMYWIIYLHVSDVVADDLVLLGEEN
- the LOC135087123 gene encoding gamma-aminobutyric acid receptor subunit beta-like isoform X2; this encodes MFGDVNISAILDSLSVSYDKRVRPNYGGPPVDVGVTMYVLSISSLSEVKMDFTLDFYFRQFWTDPRLAYKKRIGVETLSVGSEFIRNIWVPDTFFVNEKQSYFHIATTSNEFIRIHHSGSITRSIRLTITASCPMDLQYFPMDRQLCNIEIESFGYTMRDIRYKWNEGPNSVGVSSEVSLPQFKVLGHRQRAMEISLTTGNYSRLACEIQFVRSMGYYLIQIYIPSGLIVIISWVSFWLNRNATPARVSLGVTTVLTMTTLMSSTNAALPKISYVKSIDVYLGTCFVMVFASLLEYATVGYMAKRIQMRKQRFTAVQKMAAEKKMQIDGPPPAPEPLPPPRTSTLTRPLPPSRSSVRSNRSSHHPLCFPHTQEVRFKVHDPKAYSKGGTLENTINGARAAAPPPPPQPEEEAVPPPHLLQASKGINKLLGTTPSDIDKYSRIVFPVCFVCFNLMYWIIYLHVSDVVADDLVLLGEEN